A window of the Vibrio fluvialis genome harbors these coding sequences:
- a CDS encoding response regulator gives MGNTHILVVDDDKEICELLDEYLTKSGFSVSTVSDGRALAQYLDQQGYPDLVLLDVMLPGDDGFTLCQKIRRDSNVPIIMLTAVSDETDQIIGLEIGADDYIAKPFSPRQLMARIKALLRRVQVSEEKPEEQTPTHIVFGDWRLNTLTHRIAHLEREEEHELSGSDYVLLMLFLNRPNDVLDRDTISFATRGREALPFERGIDVQLSRLRQRLGESAQYPNYIKTMRGNGYILSVPVQFEY, from the coding sequence ATGGGAAACACGCACATTTTAGTCGTTGATGATGACAAGGAAATCTGTGAGTTGTTGGATGAGTATCTGACTAAATCCGGATTCAGTGTATCAACGGTTTCCGATGGACGGGCTCTGGCGCAATACCTTGATCAGCAAGGTTATCCGGATCTTGTGCTGTTGGATGTGATGTTACCGGGCGATGATGGCTTCACGCTGTGCCAGAAGATTCGGCGTGATTCCAATGTACCGATCATCATGCTGACCGCTGTGTCGGATGAAACGGATCAAATCATTGGTTTGGAAATTGGTGCTGATGATTACATCGCTAAACCGTTTAGCCCACGCCAGTTGATGGCGCGCATTAAAGCACTGCTGCGCCGAGTACAGGTGAGCGAAGAGAAGCCTGAAGAACAAACGCCGACACACATTGTCTTTGGTGATTGGCGTCTGAATACGTTGACTCACCGCATCGCGCATTTGGAACGGGAAGAGGAGCATGAGTTGTCGGGCAGTGACTATGTGCTGCTGATGTTGTTTCTCAATCGCCCTAATGATGTGCTGGATCGTGACACCATTTCCTTTGCAACGCGCGGGCGTGAAGCCTTACCGTTTGAACGTGGTATTGATGTGCAGCTGAGCCGCCTGCGCCAACGACTTGGCGAAAGTGCGCAGTACCCGAACTACATCAAAACCATGCGCGGCAACGGCTATATTTTATCGGTTCCGGTTCAGTTCGAGTATTAA
- a CDS encoding ATP-binding protein, whose translation MPIQRVWKRIKPTSLVARTLLLTLLAVMLAQGVATSIWYSQSKANELEGIRSASASMAGMFASTVTFFQSLPVKYRHIVLDQIRNMGGTRFFVSFNKEQLIVEPIEETSLKVASVDAVQEVLHQKLTNVGNILVDFTRPEKLRLLKNDIFLSDLPKSWAYHTLTLEPLNPPVLVVQIELGEHEWIYVAALLPAPYVKLDDNILGREQILFLFFSTTILLLLTYLLMRRQVRPLKNLARAANDLSMDIAQRPLREEGASELVTATRAFNRMQQRIRRYVSDREHLFAAISHDLKTPITRLRLRAELLESDVKREKFNRDLDELEMMVKGALQCVRDTELHENNDYIDLNELIQNIAEGYNFERETVHFTPVNIEPLVAKPLAMKRVLTNLIGNGVKYGDEVTVSINETAEWVVITIHDQGPGIPENKLEAVFEPYFRLSDDGEGHGLGLGICRNILHGHGGDLIISNSLQGGLIVQVFIPPTIEV comes from the coding sequence ATGCCCATTCAGCGCGTATGGAAACGCATTAAGCCCACTTCGCTGGTGGCCCGAACTTTGTTGTTGACGCTGCTGGCGGTGATGTTGGCTCAGGGCGTTGCAACCTCGATTTGGTACAGCCAGTCCAAAGCCAATGAACTTGAAGGGATCCGCTCCGCCTCCGCCAGTATGGCGGGGATGTTTGCCTCAACGGTAACCTTTTTTCAGTCTCTGCCCGTTAAGTATCGTCATATCGTGCTCGACCAGATCCGTAATATGGGCGGCACGCGCTTTTTTGTTTCGTTTAACAAAGAGCAGCTCATTGTCGAACCGATTGAAGAGACCAGTCTGAAAGTCGCTTCGGTTGATGCGGTGCAGGAAGTGCTGCATCAAAAACTGACTAATGTCGGCAATATTCTGGTGGATTTCACCCGCCCGGAGAAGTTGCGCTTGCTGAAAAACGATATTTTTCTCAGCGATCTGCCGAAATCCTGGGCCTACCATACCCTGACGCTGGAACCACTTAATCCACCAGTGCTGGTGGTGCAAATAGAACTCGGTGAGCATGAGTGGATTTACGTCGCCGCGCTGCTACCCGCGCCCTATGTCAAACTTGATGACAATATTCTTGGTCGTGAGCAGATTTTGTTCCTGTTCTTCTCAACGACTATTTTGTTGCTGCTGACTTATCTGCTGATGCGACGTCAGGTTCGACCGTTGAAGAATCTGGCCCGCGCGGCGAATGACCTCAGCATGGATATTGCCCAGCGCCCGCTGCGCGAAGAAGGCGCGAGCGAACTGGTGACTGCAACCCGTGCTTTTAACCGTATGCAGCAGCGCATTCGCCGCTACGTGTCGGATCGCGAGCATCTCTTCGCTGCTATTTCGCACGATCTGAAAACGCCGATCACGCGTCTGCGATTGCGGGCTGAGCTGTTGGAAAGTGACGTCAAACGCGAGAAATTTAACCGCGATCTCGACGAGCTGGAAATGATGGTCAAAGGCGCGCTGCAATGTGTACGTGACACTGAGCTGCATGAAAATAACGACTATATCGATCTCAATGAGCTGATTCAGAATATCGCGGAAGGGTATAACTTCGAACGTGAAACTGTGCATTTTACCCCGGTGAACATTGAACCTTTGGTGGCGAAGCCGCTGGCGATGAAACGGGTACTGACCAATCTGATTGGTAATGGCGTCAAATATGGTGATGAAGTTACCGTCAGCATCAATGAGACCGCCGAGTGGGTGGTGATCACCATTCATGATCAGGGCCCCGGCATTCCGGAGAACAAACTGGAAGCGGTGTTTGAACCGTATTTCCGCTTGTCGGATGACGGCGAAGGGCATGGCCTTGGACTGGGTATCTGCCGCAATATTCTTCACGGCCACGGTGGCGATCTGATCATCAGCAATTCACTGCAAGGTGGTTTGATTGTCCAAGTCTTTATTCCACCGACCATCGAAGTGTGA
- a CDS encoding TRAP transporter large permease, whose product MAILLLFLMVVGFMLAGVPIAVSLGLSSILFLMWHSEASLASVAQTLFNAFEGHYTLLAIPFFILASSFMSTGGVAKRIIRFAIAMVGWFRGGLAVASVVACMMFAALSGSSPATVVAIGSIVIAGMVKNGYTKEFAAGVICNAGTLGILIPPSIVMVVYSAATNVSVGRMFLGGVIPGLLAGLMLIIAIYITARVKNLPKQPFVGWKEAMAAAKDASWGLLLVVIILGGIYGGIFTPTEAAAVAAVYSFLIANFIYRDMGPFADKTNTKPAIVKVFESLIHKDTKATLFDAGKLTIMLLFIIANALILKHVLTEERVPQMITESMLSAGLGPITFLIVVNVLLLIGGQFMEPSGLLIIVAPLVFPIAIALGIDPIHLGIMMVVNMEIGMITPPVGLNLFVTAGVAKMSMMNVVKAALPWVGVMFLFLIIVTYVPWVSTWLPTMLMGPEIITK is encoded by the coding sequence ATGGCGATTTTGCTGTTATTTTTGATGGTGGTTGGCTTCATGCTTGCGGGCGTGCCGATCGCGGTTTCACTGGGTCTGTCCAGTATTCTGTTTCTGATGTGGCACTCTGAAGCTTCACTGGCTTCGGTGGCACAAACCCTGTTTAACGCCTTTGAAGGGCACTACACACTGCTGGCCATCCCTTTCTTCATTCTTGCATCCAGCTTTATGTCTACCGGTGGTGTGGCAAAACGTATTATCCGCTTTGCGATTGCTATGGTGGGTTGGTTCCGTGGTGGTTTGGCGGTCGCTTCAGTCGTCGCATGTATGATGTTCGCGGCACTGTCGGGTTCTTCACCGGCCACTGTGGTGGCGATCGGTAGTATTGTTATCGCGGGTATGGTGAAAAATGGCTACACCAAAGAATTCGCCGCAGGCGTGATTTGTAACGCGGGTACGCTGGGTATTCTGATTCCGCCCTCGATCGTGATGGTGGTGTACTCGGCGGCAACCAACGTGTCGGTTGGCCGTATGTTCCTCGGCGGCGTGATTCCGGGCCTGCTGGCTGGTCTGATGCTGATCATCGCGATTTACATTACTGCCCGTGTGAAAAATCTGCCTAAGCAGCCGTTTGTTGGCTGGAAAGAAGCGATGGCGGCCGCGAAAGATGCGAGCTGGGGTTTGCTGCTGGTGGTCATCATTCTGGGGGGGATTTACGGTGGTATCTTTACGCCAACCGAAGCGGCGGCGGTCGCGGCGGTGTACTCATTCCTGATCGCCAACTTTATCTACCGCGACATGGGACCATTTGCCGACAAGACCAACACCAAACCAGCGATCGTTAAAGTGTTTGAGTCGCTCATTCACAAAGATACCAAAGCCACGTTGTTTGATGCCGGTAAGCTGACCATCATGCTGCTGTTCATCATCGCCAACGCGCTGATTCTGAAACACGTACTGACTGAAGAACGCGTACCGCAGATGATCACGGAGTCGATGCTGTCGGCAGGCTTAGGCCCGATTACCTTCCTGATCGTGGTGAACGTGTTGCTGCTGATTGGTGGCCAGTTTATGGAGCCATCAGGTCTGCTGATCATCGTGGCGCCGTTGGTCTTCCCAATCGCAATCGCTCTGGGCATCGACCCGATTCACCTTGGCATCATGATGGTGGTGAACATGGAGATCGGCATGATAACTCCGCCGGTCGGGCTCAACTTGTTTGTGACCGCCGGGGTGGCGAAGATGTCGATGATGAACGTGGTCAAGGCGGCTCTGCCATGGGTTGGCGTTATGTTCCTGTTCCTCATCATCGTGACGTACGTGCCATGGGTATCAACCTGGTTACCGACTATGCTGATGGGGCCGGAAATCATTACCAAATAA
- a CDS encoding S8 family serine peptidase gives MRSTTLSLTLVATLVSPLTWSVINQGIDLSDRYIVVLKNDVSPSKAEEVLAAIENQRGAVLFRYQNAIQGFAVHMPLTALQGLQHRFPDIDYIEPDMLVQAMPRGGKPSNGGDTGSSTEPPQVTPWGVTFVGGPRTPNSGTKAWIIDTGIDASHPDLNVDASLGINYARGKPNQTSDGNGHGTHVAGTIGAINNQIDVVGIAAGVTVVPVRVLDNSGSGSMSGVIAGVDFVGQQWTDDNAHAGDCVNMSLGGSGTSQALDSAINDVASKGIIFSIAAGNSGTDISNYTPAQVQRTNVYTIAAIDSSSIPPYWSNYNTSVSSYTVGGVTIPTYVEYAMPGVNIVSTQLGGGVTSKSGTSMAAPHFCGMVLAGFAPDEANQLIAIGDKEYGISGEQQQ, from the coding sequence ATGCGCTCAACCACACTTTCTCTCACTCTTGTCGCAACTCTCGTCTCACCACTGACCTGGTCTGTGATCAATCAGGGGATTGATTTGTCCGACCGTTACATCGTGGTTCTGAAGAATGATGTCTCACCCTCAAAAGCTGAAGAAGTTTTAGCCGCGATTGAGAACCAGAGAGGCGCAGTGCTGTTTCGCTACCAGAATGCGATTCAGGGTTTTGCGGTGCATATGCCGCTGACCGCATTACAGGGACTGCAACATCGCTTTCCGGATATTGATTACATTGAACCGGATATGCTGGTTCAGGCGATGCCCAGAGGTGGAAAACCAAGCAACGGCGGCGATACCGGATCGTCAACTGAGCCTCCTCAGGTAACCCCTTGGGGTGTAACTTTCGTGGGAGGGCCAAGAACGCCTAACTCAGGCACCAAAGCATGGATTATCGACACGGGTATTGATGCCAGCCATCCCGACTTAAATGTGGATGCCAGTCTGGGCATAAACTACGCGCGCGGCAAACCCAACCAAACATCCGATGGGAACGGACATGGCACCCATGTGGCGGGAACGATCGGTGCGATCAACAACCAAATTGATGTGGTCGGCATCGCCGCTGGCGTGACAGTCGTGCCAGTGCGAGTGCTGGATAACAGCGGCAGTGGCAGCATGTCGGGGGTGATTGCTGGTGTGGATTTTGTCGGCCAGCAGTGGACGGACGATAATGCGCATGCTGGAGACTGTGTCAACATGAGCTTGGGTGGTTCAGGCACTTCTCAAGCGCTGGACAGCGCGATAAATGATGTAGCTAGTAAAGGCATTATTTTCTCGATTGCGGCGGGGAACAGTGGGACGGATATCTCCAACTACACGCCCGCGCAGGTGCAAAGAACTAATGTTTATACCATCGCAGCCATTGATAGCAGTTCCATTCCGCCATACTGGTCAAACTACAACACATCGGTAAGTTCATACACGGTCGGTGGCGTAACGATTCCGACTTACGTTGAATACGCCATGCCAGGGGTTAATATTGTGTCCACTCAGCTTGGGGGCGGAGTCACCAGCAAAAGCGGGACGTCGATGGCGGCTCCCCATTTCTGTGGCATGGTGTTGGCAGGGTTTGCACCAGATGAAGCCAACCAACTGATTGCGATTGGTGATAAAGAGTACGGCATATCAGGCGAGCAACAACAATAA
- a CDS encoding protein adenylyltransferase SelO produces MSVWDSVTLSTRFSALPAAFYTPVQPQPLSNVRWVAWNRDLAEQFGLPQTPNEELLLSLSGQHPLAAFSPLAMKYAGHQFGVYNPDLGDGRGLLLAEMVTQQGEVFDIHLKGAGLTPYSRMGDGRAVLRSSIREYLCSEAMAGLGIATTRALALMSSDTPVYREKQERGALLVRVAQSHVRFGHFEHFFYTEQHEELKLLADKVIEWYFPHCVNEDQPYAAMFGHIVDRTAQMIAHWQSVGFAHGVMNTDNMSILGQTFDYGPYGFLDDYEPGYICNHSDYQGRYAFDQQPRIALWNLSALAHALSPLIAREQLEASLNAYETQLNGYFSTFMRDKLGLVSRQKEDGELFNDLFELLEANRVDYTRFMRQMSHLDTQSAQSVADLFLDRDAALAWLDRYLLRCDQELDEQGLTLSAEARCAKMRQINPKYILRNYLAQIAIDKAEEGDYSEVLRLAELLKHPFDEQPDSEDYAKLPPEWGKKLEISCSS; encoded by the coding sequence ATGTCGGTTTGGGACAGCGTCACTTTATCCACCCGCTTCAGCGCATTGCCCGCGGCCTTTTATACCCCGGTGCAACCGCAACCGCTGAGCAACGTTCGCTGGGTGGCGTGGAATCGCGATCTGGCTGAGCAGTTTGGCTTGCCGCAAACGCCGAATGAAGAGCTGCTGTTAAGCTTGTCCGGTCAGCATCCTCTGGCTGCCTTTTCGCCGTTAGCCATGAAGTACGCCGGACACCAATTTGGTGTCTACAATCCGGATCTCGGTGATGGCCGTGGTTTACTGCTGGCCGAAATGGTGACGCAGCAAGGTGAAGTTTTTGACATTCATCTTAAAGGCGCAGGCCTGACACCTTATTCTCGTATGGGCGATGGCCGGGCTGTACTGCGCTCGTCGATCCGCGAATATTTGTGCAGCGAAGCGATGGCGGGTTTAGGTATCGCGACGACCCGGGCACTGGCTCTGATGAGCAGTGACACACCTGTGTACCGAGAAAAGCAGGAACGTGGCGCGTTGTTGGTGCGTGTTGCGCAGAGCCATGTCCGTTTTGGTCACTTCGAACATTTCTTTTATACCGAACAGCATGAAGAACTCAAACTGTTGGCAGATAAAGTCATCGAGTGGTATTTCCCGCATTGCGTGAATGAAGATCAACCCTATGCCGCTATGTTCGGTCATATCGTCGATCGCACCGCTCAGATGATTGCCCACTGGCAGTCGGTTGGTTTCGCCCATGGCGTAATGAATACCGATAACATGTCGATCCTCGGTCAGACTTTCGATTATGGTCCATACGGCTTTTTAGATGACTATGAGCCGGGATACATCTGCAATCATTCCGATTACCAAGGACGCTATGCGTTTGACCAACAGCCACGTATTGCGCTGTGGAACCTATCGGCGCTGGCACATGCGTTGTCGCCGCTTATCGCCAGAGAGCAACTTGAAGCATCTCTCAATGCGTATGAAACCCAACTCAACGGCTATTTCAGCACATTCATGCGTGACAAACTTGGTCTTGTCAGCCGTCAGAAGGAAGATGGTGAGCTGTTCAATGATCTGTTCGAATTGCTCGAAGCGAATCGTGTGGATTACACCCGTTTTATGCGTCAGATGTCTCATCTCGATACGCAATCCGCGCAAAGTGTGGCGGATCTGTTTCTTGACCGCGACGCCGCGCTGGCCTGGCTTGACCGCTACTTGCTGCGTTGTGATCAGGAGTTGGATGAGCAAGGGCTGACGCTGAGTGCTGAAGCACGCTGCGCTAAAATGCGTCAGATCAATCCCAAGTACATTTTACGTAATTACCTGGCCCAAATTGCGATTGATAAGGCCGAAGAGGGTGATTACAGCGAAGTGTTGCGTCTGGCAGAGTTGCTCAAACATCCGTTCGATGAACAACCGGATTCAGAAGATTACGCCAAACTGCCGCCAGAATGGGGTAAAAAGCTCGAAATCAGCTGTTCGTCGTGA
- a CDS encoding sigma-54-dependent transcriptional regulator: protein MCDVFFIDDESDIRIAIEQSFELAEISARFFASAEDALLAIKQDGLPLVVVTDICLPGLSGQNLLSTIRHQDTDVPVILITGHGDISMAVQAMHDGAYDFIEKPFAPERLMETVSRAMEKRKLMLENQQLKRSLKASQTLGPRIIGETASIQELRDTIAHIADTDADILLFGETGTGKELIARSLHEQSSRREQNFVAVNCGAVPENLIESELYGHEKGAFTGADAKRIGKFEHAQGGTLFLDEIESMPMQAQIRLLRVLQERVIERVGSNELIPLNIRVIAATKVDLRQAAMEGTFRQDLYYRLNIVTLDLPPLRERKEDIPTLFHHFLLVAAARYGKAATSLASQDLQTLMNHDWPGNVRELRNVAERFVLLGKLAQLDDAPAAASLSLADQVAEFEKVAIEKALVECNGSIKHTMEVLAIPRKTLYDKMQKYRIDKEMYKA, encoded by the coding sequence ATGTGCGACGTTTTTTTTATCGATGATGAGTCCGATATTCGCATCGCCATTGAACAAAGCTTCGAACTGGCTGAGATCAGCGCACGCTTTTTTGCCAGCGCAGAAGACGCCTTATTAGCGATAAAGCAGGATGGTTTGCCTTTGGTCGTGGTGACTGACATCTGTCTGCCCGGGTTGAGCGGCCAGAATCTGCTGTCCACCATTCGTCATCAGGATACGGATGTGCCTGTCATCCTCATTACGGGGCACGGCGATATTTCGATGGCCGTACAGGCGATGCACGATGGTGCGTATGACTTCATCGAAAAGCCCTTTGCCCCGGAGCGTTTGATGGAAACCGTCAGCCGAGCGATGGAAAAACGCAAGTTGATGCTGGAAAACCAGCAGCTCAAACGCAGTCTGAAAGCCAGTCAGACACTCGGCCCCCGCATCATTGGTGAAACCGCCAGCATTCAGGAGTTGCGTGACACCATCGCCCATATCGCCGATACCGATGCTGACATTCTGCTGTTTGGCGAAACAGGCACGGGTAAGGAATTGATCGCCCGCTCTCTGCATGAACAGAGCTCGCGCCGTGAGCAGAATTTTGTCGCCGTGAACTGCGGCGCGGTACCGGAAAACCTGATTGAAAGTGAACTTTATGGTCATGAGAAAGGTGCATTTACCGGTGCCGATGCCAAACGCATCGGTAAGTTTGAACATGCACAGGGCGGCACACTGTTCCTTGATGAAATCGAATCGATGCCAATGCAAGCACAAATCCGTTTACTGCGTGTGCTGCAAGAGCGCGTCATTGAACGGGTCGGTTCGAACGAACTGATTCCTCTCAATATTCGTGTGATTGCCGCCACCAAAGTCGATCTGAGACAAGCGGCGATGGAAGGCACTTTTCGTCAGGATCTCTACTATCGTCTCAACATCGTCACGCTCGATTTACCACCACTGCGTGAACGTAAAGAGGACATTCCAACTCTATTCCATCATTTTCTCCTTGTGGCCGCGGCACGCTATGGCAAAGCCGCCACATCGCTCGCCAGCCAGGATTTACAGACGCTGATGAATCATGACTGGCCGGGAAATGTGCGAGAACTGCGCAATGTCGCAGAGCGTTTTGTGCTGCTGGGCAAACTCGCTCAGCTGGATGACGCCCCTGCCGCCGCTTCGCTCAGCCTGGCAGATCAGGTGGCTGAATTTGAAAAAGTCGCCATCGAAAAAGCCTTGGTCGAGTGCAATGGCAGTATCAAACACACCATGGAAGTGTTGGCGATCCCGCGCAAAACGCTGTACGACAAAATGCAGAAATACCGCATTGATAAAGAGATGTACAAAGCCTGA
- a CDS encoding TRAP transporter substrate-binding protein: protein MLKPLTLLTASILAVTSFNAAANSCDPGEIVIKFSHVTNTDKHPKGIAASLLEKRVNEEMNGKACMQVFPNSTLYDDDKVLEALLNGDVQLAAPSLSKFEKFTKKFRLFDLPFLFDDVDAVDRFQNSDAGEKLKNAMNRRGVKGLEFWHNGMKQISANKPILVPADAKGLKFRVQASDVLVAQFEQLGANPQKMSFAEVYGGLQTKVIDGQENTWSNIYGQKFFEVQDGITETNHGILDYLVVTSTKWWDGLPADVRDQLATILKEVTETRNAESNKVEEQNKQYVIEAGGVVRELTPEQRQLWVDALKPVWKKFEKDIGSDLIEAALASNNK from the coding sequence ATGTTAAAGCCTCTTACCCTGTTAACTGCCTCTATTCTTGCTGTCACTAGCTTCAATGCTGCTGCGAACAGTTGTGATCCGGGTGAAATCGTGATCAAGTTCAGCCACGTGACCAACACAGACAAACACCCGAAAGGGATTGCTGCCTCACTGCTGGAAAAGCGCGTTAACGAAGAGATGAACGGCAAAGCCTGTATGCAGGTGTTCCCTAACTCAACGCTGTACGATGATGACAAAGTACTGGAAGCATTGCTGAATGGCGACGTTCAACTGGCTGCTCCGTCTCTGTCTAAGTTTGAAAAATTCACCAAAAAGTTCCGCCTTTTCGACCTTCCGTTCCTTTTTGATGATGTTGATGCTGTAGACCGTTTCCAGAACTCTGATGCGGGTGAGAAGCTGAAAAATGCGATGAACCGTCGTGGCGTGAAAGGTCTGGAATTCTGGCACAACGGTATGAAGCAGATTTCGGCCAACAAGCCAATTCTGGTGCCTGCAGACGCGAAAGGTCTGAAGTTCCGTGTTCAGGCGTCGGATGTGCTGGTTGCTCAGTTCGAACAGTTGGGTGCCAACCCACAGAAAATGTCGTTTGCCGAAGTGTATGGCGGCCTGCAGACCAAAGTTATCGATGGACAGGAAAACACTTGGTCGAACATCTACGGTCAGAAGTTCTTTGAAGTACAGGACGGCATTACTGAAACCAACCACGGTATCCTGGATTACCTGGTGGTTACATCAACCAAGTGGTGGGACGGCCTGCCAGCAGACGTGCGTGACCAGCTGGCGACGATTCTGAAGGAAGTCACCGAAACTCGTAACGCGGAATCCAACAAAGTGGAAGAGCAGAACAAGCAATACGTCATCGAAGCGGGTGGTGTGGTGCGTGAACTGACTCCTGAGCAGCGCCAGCTTTGGGTTGATGCTCTGAAACCAGTGTGGAAGAAATTCGAGAAAGACATCGGTTCAGACTTGATCGAAGCCGCTCTAGCTTCGAACAACAAGTAA
- a CDS encoding ABC transporter substrate-binding protein: MKLSKTLLAASLLFSASLAYGGEVEVLHWWTSGGEAKSNAVLKEMLEKQGHTWKDFAVAGGGGESAMTVLKTRAVSGNPPSAAQIKGHDIQEWASLGFLTNLNDVAEAGDWDNIIPPMITNVMKYNHEYVAVPVNVHRVNWIWANPDVFKKSGADIPKNLVEFFAAAEKIQAAGFIPLAYGGQPWQDVTVFETLALDILGAQDYVKAFVDLDMATLSGDKMVQVFTRFKQLHRYIDAAAPGRDWNVATSMVINGQAAMQIMGDWAKGEFSAAGKQPGKDYLCLPALGTAGEFIYNVDSFVFFELSDKENIEAQKALAKTILDPDFQEVFNLNKGSIPVRTDMDMSKFDQCAIDSMREFKSSARTGALVPSMAHGMATTSYAQAAMFDVVSNFFNDSDADPHEAAQKLAKAVKAAM; encoded by the coding sequence ATGAAGCTATCAAAAACCTTACTCGCGGCCAGTTTACTGTTTTCTGCCTCGCTGGCTTATGGCGGCGAAGTGGAAGTTCTGCACTGGTGGACTTCCGGTGGCGAGGCGAAGTCCAACGCAGTACTCAAAGAGATGCTGGAAAAGCAAGGCCATACCTGGAAGGATTTTGCTGTCGCAGGGGGCGGGGGAGAAAGCGCAATGACGGTGCTCAAAACCCGGGCTGTTTCCGGCAATCCTCCGTCCGCTGCCCAGATAAAAGGGCATGATATTCAGGAGTGGGCGAGCTTGGGCTTTCTGACCAACCTGAATGATGTAGCTGAAGCCGGAGACTGGGATAACATCATCCCGCCGATGATCACCAATGTGATGAAATACAACCATGAATATGTGGCTGTGCCGGTGAACGTCCACCGGGTGAACTGGATTTGGGCAAACCCTGATGTGTTCAAAAAGTCTGGTGCGGATATCCCGAAAAATCTCGTCGAGTTCTTTGCTGCGGCAGAGAAAATTCAAGCCGCTGGGTTTATTCCGCTCGCCTATGGTGGTCAGCCTTGGCAGGACGTCACGGTATTTGAAACCTTGGCGCTGGATATTCTGGGTGCGCAGGATTACGTCAAAGCATTTGTTGATCTGGATATGGCGACATTGTCGGGTGACAAGATGGTTCAAGTGTTCACCCGATTTAAACAACTGCACCGCTATATCGATGCGGCGGCGCCGGGGCGGGATTGGAACGTCGCTACTTCAATGGTGATTAATGGCCAAGCGGCGATGCAGATTATGGGTGACTGGGCAAAAGGTGAGTTCTCTGCGGCGGGAAAACAACCTGGCAAGGATTATCTCTGCCTGCCAGCACTCGGTACTGCCGGAGAGTTTATTTATAACGTCGACAGCTTTGTGTTTTTCGAACTGAGCGACAAAGAGAACATTGAAGCGCAGAAAGCGCTGGCAAAAACCATTCTGGATCCGGATTTTCAGGAGGTGTTTAACCTGAACAAAGGTTCGATTCCGGTTCGAACCGACATGGATATGTCAAAGTTTGACCAATGTGCGATAGATTCAATGCGCGAGTTTAAGTCTTCGGCGAGGACGGGGGCATTGGTGCCGAGCATGGCACACGGTATGGCAACCACAAGTTATGCTCAGGCAGCGATGTTTGACGTAGTCAGTAACTTCTTTAACGATAGCGATGCCGATCCGCATGAAGCAGCGCAGAAATTGGCAAAGGCAGTCAAAGCCGCCATGTAG
- a CDS encoding TRAP transporter small permease has product MEQSFFSKVGNWTDKVEETLIAFFLGAMTLLTFVNVIMRYLFNDNILWALELTVFMFAWMVLVGASYGVKKHFHIGVDVMINLAPEGGRKLLALFAVGCCLAFSILLLIGSWNYWYPFVSERAWYETDDIPMPDMLQFLADWFNEGEAYEKMPRFIPYMALPLGMALLTFRFLQVGYQVLTGELDRIIAGHEAEEDLEALKEELKGAGEAMMATPESRDNGKEK; this is encoded by the coding sequence ATGGAACAGTCATTCTTTTCTAAAGTCGGCAACTGGACCGATAAGGTCGAAGAGACGTTAATCGCCTTCTTCCTCGGTGCTATGACGTTGTTAACTTTCGTCAACGTTATTATGCGTTATCTATTCAACGACAATATTCTTTGGGCCCTTGAGCTTACCGTTTTCATGTTCGCATGGATGGTGCTGGTGGGCGCGTCCTACGGCGTGAAAAAGCACTTCCACATCGGTGTCGATGTGATGATTAACCTCGCGCCAGAGGGCGGACGCAAGTTGCTGGCACTGTTTGCGGTGGGGTGTTGTCTTGCTTTCTCTATTCTGCTGCTGATTGGCTCCTGGAATTACTGGTATCCGTTTGTTAGCGAGCGTGCCTGGTACGAAACGGACGATATTCCGATGCCGGACATGCTGCAGTTTTTAGCCGATTGGTTTAACGAGGGTGAAGCTTACGAAAAAATGCCGCGCTTCATTCCTTATATGGCGCTGCCGTTGGGTATGGCGCTGCTGACTTTCCGTTTTCTGCAAGTGGGTTATCAGGTGCTGACGGGCGAACTGGACCGCATCATTGCGGGTCACGAAGCAGAAGAAGATCTTGAAGCGCTGAAAGAAGAGCTGAAAGGTGCGGGTGAAGCCATGATGGCAACGCCTGAATCGCGAGACAACGGTAAGGAGAAGTAA